In a genomic window of Mucilaginibacter sp. KACC 22063:
- a CDS encoding type IV toxin-antitoxin system AbiEi family antitoxin domain-containing protein, translating to MDVNQNIREYSSQPLTHQLMMSFLKDYKRPNDKIKSLRAEGVLESIKKGLYIAGPNIKGRKPESGLLANHIYGPSYVSLETALSYYGLIPERVYETASMTTKSSKEFNTPAGIFTYTHLPLPYYAFGLSMIKLSKDQHAIFASPEKALCDKVVSTSGILLRSITQVTAYLLEDLRIEESSLKNFDIKKMESWVSDAPKSDSLNMLIKMIKNL from the coding sequence ATGGATGTTAACCAAAATATCAGAGAATATTCTTCGCAGCCACTGACGCATCAGTTAATGATGTCCTTCTTAAAGGATTACAAGCGTCCAAATGATAAAATCAAGTCACTTCGAGCTGAAGGAGTTCTCGAATCCATAAAAAAGGGATTGTATATCGCCGGGCCTAATATTAAGGGGCGAAAGCCGGAAAGCGGATTACTGGCTAATCATATATATGGCCCAAGTTACGTTTCGCTGGAAACCGCCTTATCTTACTATGGCCTCATTCCTGAGCGGGTATATGAAACCGCTTCTATGACAACAAAATCATCCAAAGAATTTAATACTCCTGCTGGAATATTTACTTATACACACCTGCCTTTACCCTATTATGCTTTTGGATTAAGTATGATTAAGTTGTCAAAGGATCAACATGCCATATTTGCATCCCCTGAGAAGGCATTATGTGATAAAGTTGTAAGTACATCAGGCATCTTGCTAAGAAGTATTACGCAGGTTACAGCATATTTGTTGGAAGATTTAAGGATCGAAGAATCATCTTTGAAAAATTTTGATATCAAGAAAATGGAGAGCTGGGTATCGGATGCCCCCAAAAGTGATAGCTTAAATATGCTTATTAAAATGATTAAAAATTTATGA
- a CDS encoding FRG domain-containing protein, whose amino-acid sequence MRSGKARPGIKIVPEVENGWRTLIERLLTKRNRTNEFTQAVLQHYGMATHFLDLTNDATIAGWFATQQYQQNPSFWIGDTMRIQDEVTYQPITDGTGYVLILVIPNFQELIDGNILFDISGEDYFIRAKRQDAWLMLDHQPIQPDPNIFLQYIMEIDRSKFITSKSQSHLFPSPKEDQGYMHLLDVPYVQIPAALFRDLDGKAKPPLSVLDEEPGANAEEIDKYMVFGKRALNIPFYQTGKKDLFDYNPKWKDTVVYEPMPFRLWTRMALDLSTLHRGLLGKLEDAVKISIAPSALTLMNKHANKVELVWPEIQSDNILFVRAETGHDKVILHSPPYLGIWLNRNDDLIVDHQLLADEERFRYVDGHGYRFIQGVLSPVKIDNECTCGKPEEHAAVVKTLLTMHELVRTGKLALLQHPMMIKDWYILI is encoded by the coding sequence ATGCGTTCAGGCAAGGCGCGACCTGGTATAAAGATCGTACCAGAAGTTGAAAACGGTTGGCGTACGCTTATCGAACGATTACTGACCAAGCGTAACCGGACCAATGAATTCACCCAAGCAGTTTTGCAACATTATGGCATGGCCACGCATTTTTTGGACTTGACCAATGACGCCACGATAGCCGGCTGGTTCGCAACCCAGCAATATCAACAAAATCCATCTTTTTGGATTGGTGATACAATGCGCATACAAGACGAAGTGACGTATCAACCGATAACTGACGGCACAGGTTATGTTTTGATTCTGGTTATACCCAATTTTCAGGAGCTGATCGATGGTAATATCTTATTTGACATTTCCGGTGAAGACTATTTTATCCGGGCAAAAAGACAGGATGCCTGGCTGATGCTCGACCACCAGCCGATACAACCTGATCCCAATATTTTTCTACAATATATCATGGAAATTGATAGAAGTAAATTTATCACCAGTAAAAGCCAATCTCATTTATTCCCCTCACCCAAGGAAGATCAGGGCTATATGCATCTGTTGGATGTCCCGTATGTTCAAATACCGGCAGCGTTATTTCGCGACCTTGACGGCAAGGCTAAACCGCCGCTTTCCGTTTTGGATGAAGAGCCTGGTGCCAATGCGGAGGAAATTGATAAATACATGGTCTTTGGGAAACGAGCGCTAAATATTCCTTTCTACCAAACTGGAAAAAAAGACTTGTTCGATTATAATCCCAAGTGGAAAGATACGGTGGTCTATGAACCAATGCCGTTCCGGCTCTGGACAAGAATGGCGCTGGATTTAAGTACCCTGCACCGCGGCTTGTTAGGCAAATTGGAAGACGCTGTCAAAATATCTATTGCGCCATCCGCGCTAACGCTAATGAATAAGCATGCCAATAAAGTAGAGCTGGTTTGGCCGGAGATACAATCAGACAATATTTTATTTGTCCGCGCTGAGACGGGGCACGATAAAGTTATCCTTCATAGTCCTCCTTATTTAGGGATCTGGTTAAACAGGAATGATGACCTCATCGTTGATCATCAACTTTTAGCAGACGAAGAAAGGTTCAGGTATGTGGATGGTCATGGCTACCGTTTCATTCAAGGTGTATTATCTCCGGTAAAGATCGACAATGAATGTACCTGCGGCAAACCAGAAGAACACGCGGCGGTCGTTAAAACTTTACTCACGATGCACGAATTGGTCAGGACGGGGAAGCTTGCATTGCTACAGCACCCAATGATGATCAAAGATTGGTACATATTGATATAA
- a CDS encoding universal stress protein translates to MKKILLINDGSTAVGLAAKLALQVVKAMQAEILIVQTYGQAKAHPARVLAGASGLVEEGLQPETDRLSRLLQQLNDGFQPVISLEEFPVTDASTMADMALRTDCWMIIRGCGKMPPGYSPLDFQSLLNRLRCPLLMVPENWSGDWVRRITYMADLRYCRQNIMRYLSEWAIATQAGLSLAHFSKKGLVPIVESYGLRLFADIRRQLPGSALTFNNIQEPDIHRALDVLINGLHNDLLVLINHRVHFKEIIGERLTSQLPAGISIPILLFPL, encoded by the coding sequence ATGAAAAAGATCCTCCTCATCAATGATGGTTCAACAGCCGTAGGTTTGGCTGCAAAACTGGCGCTGCAGGTGGTGAAAGCCATGCAGGCGGAGATCCTGATAGTTCAAACTTATGGCCAGGCCAAGGCACACCCCGCCAGGGTACTGGCCGGCGCCAGCGGTTTGGTCGAGGAAGGTTTGCAACCTGAAACTGACCGGCTTTCCCGGTTATTGCAGCAGCTGAATGATGGTTTCCAGCCGGTTATTTCCCTTGAGGAGTTCCCGGTAACTGATGCAAGTACCATGGCTGACATGGCCTTGCGTACCGATTGCTGGATGATTATCAGGGGTTGCGGCAAGATGCCGCCCGGCTATTCCCCACTTGATTTTCAAAGCCTGCTTAACCGGCTGCGTTGCCCGCTGTTAATGGTGCCGGAAAACTGGTCTGGTGATTGGGTTCGCCGTATCACCTATATGGCAGATCTCCGGTATTGCCGTCAGAACATTATGCGCTATCTGTCCGAATGGGCGATCGCTACGCAGGCGGGGCTTTCCCTTGCTCATTTCAGCAAAAAAGGACTGGTTCCAATAGTTGAAAGTTACGGATTACGGCTATTTGCAGACATTAGGCGCCAGTTACCTGGCAGTGCGCTAACCTTTAATAATATTCAGGAGCCCGACATCCACCGGGCGCTGGATGTGCTGATCAACGGCCTCCATAATGACCTGCTTGTTCTGATCAATCACAGGGTTCACTTTAAAGAAATCATCGGCGAGCGCCTGACCAGTCAGTTACCGGCAGGTATCAGTATACCCATACTGTTATTTCCTCTATAA
- a CDS encoding nucleotidyl transferase AbiEii/AbiGii toxin family protein, producing the protein MIKEWIEEYKPTNQQDANDALREVMQEIALAGLSRAGFFEKAAFYGGTALRIFYGLDRFSEDLDFSLLAADPQFSLGKYQDAIISEFSSLGMQVAIREKQKTNLTNIDSAFLKSETIWKELVLENIIPQSGLNQVANITIKIEVDREPPLGFDTEEKLLLRPASFYVKCLTLPNLFAGKMHALLFRKWGKNVKGRDWYDMEWYIRKGIPLNLSHFVIRAKDSGDWDKDEITEAEFRELLKQKIDAVKMDYVINDIRRFIKDPKVLDIWSPQYFHDLVSKLKVLS; encoded by the coding sequence ATGATCAAGGAGTGGATAGAAGAATATAAGCCAACCAATCAGCAGGATGCCAACGATGCTTTGAGGGAAGTCATGCAGGAAATTGCGCTGGCTGGACTATCACGTGCCGGTTTTTTTGAAAAGGCAGCGTTTTATGGTGGTACCGCTTTAAGAATATTTTATGGCCTCGACAGGTTTTCCGAGGACCTTGATTTTTCACTGCTAGCTGCTGATCCTCAGTTTTCATTAGGTAAATACCAAGACGCTATTATCAGTGAATTCAGTTCGCTTGGAATGCAGGTAGCGATAAGGGAAAAGCAAAAAACAAATTTGACCAATATAGATTCCGCTTTTTTAAAGTCTGAAACGATTTGGAAAGAACTTGTGCTGGAGAATATTATTCCACAAAGCGGTCTTAATCAAGTAGCTAACATCACAATAAAGATTGAAGTAGACCGTGAACCGCCTTTGGGGTTTGATACTGAAGAAAAATTATTGTTGCGACCTGCATCATTTTATGTAAAGTGCTTAACACTTCCTAACCTTTTCGCAGGAAAGATGCACGCTTTGCTATTCCGTAAGTGGGGTAAAAATGTTAAAGGCAGAGATTGGTATGATATGGAATGGTATATCCGGAAAGGCATACCGCTTAATTTAAGTCATTTTGTGATCCGGGCAAAGGACAGCGGAGATTGGGATAAAGACGAAATCACAGAGGCGGAATTTAGAGAATTGCTTAAACAAAAAATTGATGCTGTAAAAATGGATTATGTAATAAATGATATCAGGCGTTTTATAAAAGACCCGAAAGTGCTCGACATTTGGTCTCCCCAGTATTTCCATGACCTGGTGAGTAAGCTGAAGGTACTATCATAA
- the mgtA gene encoding magnesium-translocating P-type ATPase — MQTKADASFPFWNVDIQAALNRLGAHAGGLSSREAAGRLRTFGPNTIKSKTSRQLILLLLSQFKSPVTILLIIAALLAAGLGDTADAIIILGIVLLSGFLGFWQEKGAAQAIRSLLRIVQLNCIVVRDGQPVSIPVTAVVPGDVVQLSAGDLIPGDSLLLLASALFVDEAAFTGETFPVEKSCGVVPADIPLSKRTNALFMGSHVVSGTARALVITTGTATEFGKLSASLESAIPETDFERGIRKFGYLLMEITLLLVIIIFALNVWLHKPVLDSFLFSLALAVGLTPQLLPAIISVNLATGARKMARKQVVVKRLSAIENFGSMNVLCTDKTGTITAGNVVLNDALDCDGQPSSRVLRDAWLNAALQQGFHNPIDKAICQAYSGDATHPPATAEIPYDFYRKKLSIQVEEAGQSRMITKGAFNAILDSCSSWESNGGTLPLTQETKHGLLQRYKELSQSGYRTLGLASTPIPDHHKITREDESAMTFLGFITLFDPLKPDSAATLSQLQQTGVHLKIITGDNALIARHIAQLLQIPDPRILTGADMRQMSQAALLHAAPRTDIFAEVEPNQKERIILLLKKAGYVVGFMGDGINDAPALHAADVGISVNTAVDVAKEAADIVLLERGLQVLLDGIEEGRKTFANTMKYVFMTTSANFGNMFSMAGASLFLPFLPLLPKQVLLTNLLTDFPEMAIASDRVDSAQLASPQHWDMAFIRRFMLTFGLLSSVFDYLTFGCLLLFFNANEAVFQTGWFTESVISAVLIVLVVRTRKTFFRSLPGNALLAASSVIVLVVCLIPFSPLARWFGFTPLPVRLYGWVTLLVVAYMFFAELLKYWFYRKLLARASKKKSLFF, encoded by the coding sequence ATGCAAACGAAAGCTGATGCATCATTTCCATTTTGGAACGTGGATATCCAGGCGGCACTGAACCGGCTGGGCGCCCATGCAGGTGGTTTATCGAGCCGGGAAGCAGCCGGGCGGCTCCGGACTTTTGGGCCGAACACTATAAAATCAAAAACTTCCCGACAGTTGATCTTGCTGTTACTGTCACAATTTAAAAGCCCGGTTACTATCCTGCTAATCATAGCGGCCCTGCTGGCGGCGGGCCTGGGCGATACGGCAGATGCAATCATCATCCTTGGCATCGTTCTACTCAGCGGCTTCCTGGGTTTCTGGCAGGAAAAAGGTGCTGCTCAGGCGATCAGGAGCCTGCTCCGGATAGTGCAGTTGAATTGTATTGTAGTCCGGGATGGCCAACCGGTAAGCATCCCGGTAACGGCTGTTGTTCCTGGAGATGTTGTGCAATTATCTGCTGGCGACCTGATCCCGGGAGATAGTCTGTTGTTATTGGCATCGGCGCTTTTTGTTGATGAGGCGGCCTTTACCGGGGAAACTTTTCCTGTTGAAAAATCCTGCGGCGTGGTACCCGCTGATATCCCTTTGTCTAAAAGAACAAACGCTTTGTTCATGGGCAGCCATGTGGTAAGCGGAACTGCGCGTGCGCTGGTAATTACTACCGGTACAGCAACCGAGTTCGGCAAATTGTCTGCAAGTCTGGAAAGTGCTATACCTGAAACTGATTTTGAAAGGGGTATCCGAAAGTTCGGCTATCTGCTGATGGAAATTACATTATTATTGGTCATCATCATTTTTGCCTTAAACGTTTGGCTACATAAGCCGGTGCTGGACTCTTTTCTGTTTTCACTGGCACTGGCAGTAGGGCTTACGCCGCAATTGTTACCAGCCATTATCAGTGTTAACCTGGCAACGGGTGCCAGAAAGATGGCCAGAAAACAGGTGGTGGTTAAAAGGCTTTCAGCCATTGAGAACTTCGGCAGTATGAATGTACTATGTACGGATAAAACGGGGACGATTACTGCAGGTAATGTGGTGCTGAACGATGCACTGGACTGCGATGGTCAGCCCAGCTCACGTGTTTTACGAGACGCCTGGCTGAATGCCGCATTGCAACAAGGCTTTCACAACCCCATCGACAAAGCTATTTGCCAGGCCTATTCAGGTGACGCCACACATCCGCCGGCTACGGCAGAGATACCATACGACTTTTACCGCAAAAAGTTAAGTATACAGGTGGAGGAAGCTGGTCAATCTCGAATGATTACCAAAGGTGCTTTTAATGCCATTCTGGACAGCTGTTCCAGCTGGGAAAGTAACGGCGGAACCCTACCACTGACACAAGAGACCAAACACGGCTTGTTACAACGTTATAAGGAACTAAGCCAAAGTGGCTACCGAACGTTAGGACTGGCCTCTACGCCGATCCCGGACCATCACAAGATCACCCGGGAGGATGAGTCAGCGATGACTTTCCTGGGCTTTATCACCCTGTTCGATCCGTTGAAACCCGACAGCGCCGCCACGCTTTCCCAGTTGCAACAAACCGGCGTACATCTGAAGATCATCACCGGTGATAATGCCCTGATCGCCCGACATATTGCACAACTGCTGCAGATCCCCGATCCACGGATATTGACCGGGGCTGACATGCGCCAAATGAGCCAGGCGGCCCTGCTGCACGCCGCTCCGCGTACGGATATTTTCGCTGAAGTAGAGCCTAATCAAAAGGAACGTATCATTCTCCTGCTAAAGAAAGCCGGGTACGTGGTTGGCTTTATGGGCGACGGCATTAATGACGCCCCCGCCCTGCATGCCGCAGATGTAGGCATTTCGGTAAATACCGCGGTCGACGTAGCCAAGGAGGCGGCAGACATTGTACTTCTGGAGCGCGGCTTGCAGGTTTTACTGGATGGAATTGAAGAAGGGCGTAAAACTTTTGCTAATACGATGAAATACGTCTTCATGACCACCAGTGCCAACTTCGGGAATATGTTTAGCATGGCCGGGGCCTCGCTTTTCCTGCCGTTCCTGCCTTTGCTGCCGAAACAGGTGCTGCTGACCAACCTGCTGACGGATTTCCCGGAAATGGCTATTGCAAGCGACCGGGTAGACAGCGCCCAACTTGCTTCGCCACAACACTGGGATATGGCTTTTATCCGCCGGTTTATGCTCACCTTTGGGTTACTAAGTTCTGTATTCGATTACCTTACCTTTGGCTGTCTGCTGCTGTTCTTTAATGCCAATGAAGCAGTATTTCAAACCGGCTGGTTTACTGAGTCGGTTATTTCAGCAGTACTGATCGTGCTGGTGGTACGTACCCGCAAAACCTTCTTCCGGAGCCTGCCCGGCAATGCCCTGCTGGCTGCCAGTAGCGTGATCGTTTTAGTCGTGTGCCTGATTCCTTTTTCTCCGCTGGCCAGGTGGTTTGGCTTTACGCCTCTACCGGTGAGGCTGTATGGCTGGGTAACCCTGCTTGTGGTTGCTTATATGTTTTTTGCCGAATTGCTCAAATATTGGTTTTACCGTAAACTGCTGGCACGAGCCAGCAAAAAGAAATCGCTATTTTTTTAA